Proteins found in one Falsirhodobacter algicola genomic segment:
- the purM gene encoding phosphoribosylformylglycinamidine cyclo-ligase, whose amino-acid sequence MTSKTGLTYADAGVDIDAGNSLVERIKPAAKRTARSGTVSGLGGFGALFDLKAAGYSDPILVAATDGVGTKLRIAIDTGVVDTIGIDLVAMCVNDLVCQGAEPLFFLDYFATGKLDVDQATRIVEGIASGCEASGCALVGGETAEMPGMYHKGDFDLAGFAVGAMERGTALPDGVVEGDVLLGLSSDGVHSNGYSFVRKVVELSGLAWDAPAPFAEGTLGQALLVPTRLYVKPSLAAIRAGGVHALAHITGGGLTENLPRVLPEGLGARIDLGAWTLPPVFRWLAETAGMAEAELLKTFNCGIGMILSVSAERADALEALLTAEGESVTRLGRIEAGSGVAYEGRLL is encoded by the coding sequence ATGACAAGCAAGACTGGACTGACCTATGCCGATGCCGGCGTGGATATCGACGCGGGCAATTCCTTGGTGGAGCGGATCAAGCCGGCCGCCAAGCGCACCGCCCGCAGTGGCACGGTGTCCGGCCTTGGCGGCTTCGGCGCGCTGTTCGATCTGAAGGCGGCGGGCTATTCCGATCCCATCCTCGTGGCGGCGACGGACGGCGTGGGCACCAAGCTGCGCATCGCCATCGATACCGGCGTGGTGGATACGATCGGGATCGACCTCGTGGCGATGTGCGTCAACGATCTGGTCTGCCAAGGGGCGGAGCCGCTGTTCTTCCTCGACTACTTCGCCACGGGCAAGCTGGATGTCGATCAGGCGACGCGGATCGTCGAGGGCATCGCCTCGGGCTGCGAAGCGTCGGGTTGTGCGCTCGTGGGCGGTGAGACGGCGGAAATGCCGGGCATGTATCACAAGGGCGATTTCGACCTTGCGGGCTTTGCCGTCGGCGCGATGGAGCGTGGGACGGCCCTGCCGGACGGCGTGGTCGAGGGCGATGTGCTTTTGGGCCTTTCGTCGGACGGGGTGCATTCCAACGGCTATTCCTTCGTGCGCAAGGTGGTGGAACTCTCGGGCCTTGCGTGGGACGCACCGGCCCCCTTTGCAGAGGGAACGCTGGGGCAGGCGCTGCTGGTGCCGACACGCCTCTATGTCAAACCCTCGCTGGCGGCGATCCGGGCGGGCGGCGTGCATGCGCTGGCCCATATCACCGGCGGCGGCCTGACCGAGAACCTGCCGCGCGTCCTGCCCGAGGGCCTTGGCGCACGGATCGACCTTGGTGCATGGACGCTGCCGCCCGTGTTCCGCTGGCTGGCCGAAACGGCGGGCATGGCCGAGGCGGAGCTGCTAAAGACGTTCAACTGCGGCATCGGCATGATCCTATCCGTCAGCGCCGAGCGCGCCGACGCGCTGGAGGCGCTGCTGACCGCCGAGGGGGAGAGCGTGACGCGCCTTGGCCGGATCGAGGCGGGCAGCGGCGTCGCCTATGAGGGCCGCCTTCTGTGA
- a CDS encoding arsenate reductase family protein, producing MIVIYGIKTCDTCRKAVKALDGAELRDIRVDPLSPQERAEFIGTFGAALINRSSATWRALSEEDRALPEAELLERHPTVMKRPVIRSGDALHLGWSKDVQAALLP from the coding sequence ATGATCGTCATCTATGGGATCAAGACCTGCGACACCTGCCGCAAGGCCGTGAAGGCGCTGGACGGGGCAGAGCTGCGCGACATCCGCGTCGATCCGCTTTCGCCGCAGGAACGCGCGGAGTTCATCGGGACATTCGGCGCCGCGCTGATCAATCGCAGTTCGGCCACATGGCGCGCCTTGTCCGAAGAGGACCGCGCCCTGCCCGAGGCGGAGCTACTGGAACGGCACCCCACGGTGATGAAGCGGCCCGTGATCCGCAGCGGCGATGCGCTGCATCTCGGCTGGTCGAAAGATGTGCAGGCGGCGCTGCTGCCCTAA
- a CDS encoding DUF1499 domain-containing protein gives MSFADVLTLLAVAVAVLWAFLRYAPSDSHEWHVDPDTVRRPARPNHMLLRGEGVFLPVPPDQVAARLEAVARHTPRTAPFAGEGFHRTWITRSALLGLPTFTSVRLRPAEGGTRMTVFVRARFLPSLPAAERARAEGWIATLQSSLPAEGAPPAPSSLP, from the coding sequence ATGAGTTTCGCGGACGTTCTGACCCTGCTTGCCGTGGCGGTGGCCGTGCTCTGGGCCTTTCTGCGTTATGCGCCGTCGGATTCCCACGAATGGCATGTGGACCCCGACACCGTCCGCAGGCCCGCGCGCCCGAACCACATGCTGCTGCGCGGGGAGGGGGTGTTCCTGCCGGTCCCGCCCGATCAGGTGGCCGCGCGGCTGGAGGCGGTCGCCCGCCACACCCCGCGCACCGCGCCCTTCGCGGGCGAAGGGTTCCATCGCACATGGATCACCCGTTCGGCGCTGCTGGGCCTGCCGACCTTCACCTCGGTCCGCCTGCGCCCGGCGGAAGGCGGCACCCGGATGACGGTCTTCGTACGGGCGCGCTTCCTGCCGTCGCTTCCGGCGGCTGAACGGGCGCGGGCAGAGGGGTGGATCGCCACCCTTCAATCTAGTCTTCCGGCGGAAGGCGCCCCTCCAGCGCCGTCATCCTTGCCCTGA
- a CDS encoding tyrosine-protein phosphatase — protein sequence MMYRKLLLFAALCLGLPGGYLAQLQLRGNFHPVLEGVAYRSAQPSGDDLDRWITETGIRSVINLRGEHTGTDWYDAEIAASARLNLVHYDFGMSAGKALSQDRAQQLLALLRAAPKPVLIHCKSGADRTGLASALLLAALSQDEEMAEAQISFRYGHISIPHTAAWPMDQSWEALEPWLGFSS from the coding sequence ATGATGTATCGCAAACTTCTCCTCTTTGCCGCTCTGTGCTTGGGCCTGCCGGGCGGGTATCTGGCCCAGCTTCAACTCCGTGGAAACTTCCATCCGGTGCTCGAGGGTGTGGCCTATCGCTCGGCCCAGCCATCGGGCGACGATCTGGATCGCTGGATCACCGAGACCGGCATCCGCAGCGTGATCAACCTGCGCGGCGAGCATACCGGCACCGACTGGTACGACGCCGAGATCGCGGCCTCGGCGCGGCTGAACCTCGTGCATTACGATTTCGGCATGTCGGCGGGCAAGGCCCTGTCCCAAGACCGCGCGCAGCAGCTTCTGGCGCTGCTGCGCGCGGCGCCCAAGCCGGTGCTGATCCACTGCAAATCCGGCGCCGATCGGACCGGCCTTGCTTCGGCGCTGTTGCTGGCCGCGCTGTCGCAGGACGAGGAGATGGCCGAGGCGCAGATCTCGTTCCGCTACGGCCACATCTCGATCCCCCATACCGCCGCTTGGCCCATGGATCAGAGCTGGGAAGCTCTGGAACCGTGGCTGGGCTTTTCATCCTGA
- a CDS encoding efflux RND transporter permease subunit yields the protein MNISAWAIRSPIAPILAFIILVVLGLQSFSSLPVTRFPNIDVPIVAVTVAQDGAAPGEMEQQITQEVEDAVAGIPGIEDLISTVTDGQSRTVIRFEMNVPTDRAVQDVKDRIDRIRTNLPADIETPIVNRVDVEGQAILTYAVSDPALTLAELSRLVDDTIRRALQGQSGVGQVDRFGGADREVQVTLDPVRLDGFGITAAEVSDQLAASNADLGGGRAELAGGEQTIRALGDAGDVAQLAATMIALPTGGFVRLRDLGHVEDTHAELRSFSKIDGQPVVTFSVFRAQGASEVSVDRTVETTLARIEAEHPTLRIVKVDDMVDYTYSNYETALHTLVEGAVLAVLVVLAFLRNWRATAIAAVALPLSAIPTFWAMDLLGFSLNLVSFLAITLATGILVDDAIVEVENIARHMRMGKTPYRAAIDAADEIGLAVIATTLTIVAVFAPVSFMPGIPGQYFRQFGLTVAIAVLFSLLVARLITPMMAAYLMRPSDSHAEAERDGPIMRAYLRTIHVTLRWRYSTMIGAVGVLLVSVHFMLQIPGSFMPPEDVGRIPISVELPPGSALADTEAATDRITDDIAAVDGVRAVFVLGGSSPTGDLAVRRASVTVLLDPLADGLMDRLYRLVPGLPHLLPVPDGRLRPQAAIETEIFARIARIPDLRAFKLNDRGERDVSFSVLAEDQDSLNEAVARLEAALRAEPALADVASEGALPRPEVHIRPRPDEAARLGVTASAIAQTVRVATLGDFDARLAEISLDDRQVPIRLRLPDAVRGDLAALAALRVPARSGSVPLNTVADIAVGQGPAEVDRFDRQRRAVIGANLPEGVALGTATERFRAVAQAVDLPPGVRLLEAGDAEVQADLQQSFVNAMIMGLMLVLAVLILLFRSVVQPLTILLSLPLAVGGVAAALILTGSALSMPVLIGILMLMGIVTKNAILLIDFAIEMKAAGMDRLKAVMEAGHKRARPIVMTSIAMSAGMLPSALGVGAGGSFRSPMAVAVIGGIIMSTVLSLVVVPSFFLIMDDLSRLLTRIFAPIIGPREEEPEDDLRARMTALEGRLPPED from the coding sequence ATGAACATCTCCGCATGGGCGATCCGCAGCCCGATCGCGCCGATCCTTGCGTTCATCATCCTCGTCGTGCTGGGGCTACAGAGTTTCTCCTCCCTCCCCGTCACGCGCTTTCCGAACATCGACGTGCCCATCGTGGCCGTCACCGTTGCGCAGGACGGCGCCGCCCCCGGCGAGATGGAGCAGCAGATCACCCAAGAGGTGGAGGATGCCGTCGCGGGCATTCCGGGGATCGAGGATCTGATCTCCACCGTGACGGATGGCCAAAGCCGCACCGTCATCCGGTTCGAGATGAATGTGCCGACCGATCGCGCGGTGCAGGACGTGAAGGACCGCATCGACCGCATCCGCACCAACCTGCCCGCCGATATCGAGACGCCCATCGTCAACCGCGTGGATGTGGAGGGGCAGGCGATCCTGACCTATGCCGTGTCGGACCCGGCGCTGACGCTGGCGGAACTGTCGCGCCTCGTGGATGACACGATCCGCCGCGCCCTTCAGGGGCAAAGCGGCGTCGGTCAGGTGGATCGTTTCGGAGGTGCCGACCGCGAGGTGCAGGTGACGCTCGATCCCGTGCGGCTGGACGGTTTCGGGATCACGGCGGCCGAGGTCAGCGATCAGCTTGCCGCCTCCAACGCCGATCTGGGCGGCGGGCGGGCCGAGCTTGCGGGCGGCGAACAGACGATCCGAGCCCTTGGCGATGCGGGCGATGTGGCGCAACTGGCGGCGACGATGATCGCCCTGCCGACGGGCGGCTTCGTGCGCCTTCGGGATCTGGGGCATGTGGAGGATACTCATGCCGAGCTGCGATCCTTCTCGAAGATCGACGGGCAACCCGTTGTGACCTTTTCGGTTTTCCGCGCGCAGGGGGCGTCCGAGGTCTCGGTGGACCGGACCGTGGAAACCACCTTGGCCCGGATCGAGGCGGAGCATCCGACCCTGCGGATCGTCAAGGTCGACGACATGGTTGACTACACCTACAGCAATTACGAAACCGCGCTGCACACCCTGGTGGAGGGGGCGGTTCTGGCCGTCCTCGTGGTGCTGGCCTTTCTGCGCAACTGGCGCGCGACGGCGATCGCGGCGGTCGCGCTGCCGCTCTCGGCGATCCCGACCTTCTGGGCGATGGATCTGCTTGGATTCTCGCTGAACCTCGTCAGCTTCCTTGCGATCACGCTTGCGACCGGCATCCTCGTCGATGATGCGATCGTGGAGGTGGAGAACATCGCCCGCCACATGCGCATGGGCAAGACGCCCTACCGCGCCGCGATCGACGCCGCGGACGAGATCGGCCTTGCCGTCATCGCGACCACGCTGACCATCGTCGCCGTCTTTGCCCCAGTGTCGTTCATGCCCGGCATTCCGGGGCAGTATTTCCGCCAGTTCGGGCTGACGGTGGCGATTGCGGTGCTGTTTTCGCTGCTGGTGGCGCGGCTGATCACGCCGATGATGGCCGCCTATCTGATGCGCCCCTCCGACAGCCATGCCGAGGCGGAGCGGGATGGCCCGATCATGCGCGCCTATCTGCGGACGATCCACGTCACGCTGCGCTGGCGCTATTCGACGATGATCGGGGCGGTGGGCGTGCTGCTCGTCTCCGTGCATTTCATGCTGCAGATCCCCGGCAGCTTCATGCCGCCCGAGGATGTGGGCCGTATTCCCATCAGCGTGGAACTGCCCCCCGGCAGCGCCCTTGCCGATACCGAGGCCGCGACCGACCGTATCACGGACGACATCGCGGCGGTGGACGGGGTGCGCGCGGTCTTCGTCTTGGGCGGCTCTTCCCCGACGGGGGATCTGGCGGTGCGGCGCGCCTCCGTGACGGTGCTGCTCGATCCCTTGGCGGATGGGCTGATGGACCGGCTCTATCGGCTGGTGCCGGGACTGCCGCACCTCCTTCCCGTTCCGGACGGTCGCCTGCGTCCGCAGGCCGCGATCGAGACGGAGATCTTCGCCCGCATTGCCCGCATCCCCGACCTGCGCGCCTTCAAGCTGAACGACCGTGGGGAACGGGATGTGTCCTTCTCGGTTCTCGCCGAGGATCAGGATTCGCTGAACGAGGCCGTGGCCCGGCTGGAGGCCGCACTGCGGGCGGAACCGGCGCTGGCCGATGTCGCCTCCGAAGGGGCGCTGCCCCGGCCCGAAGTGCATATCCGCCCCCGACCCGACGAAGCCGCCCGCCTTGGCGTGACCGCGAGCGCGATCGCCCAAACGGTCCGCGTGGCCACCTTGGGCGATTTCGACGCGCGCCTTGCGGAAATCTCCTTGGATGACCGGCAGGTGCCGATCCGCCTGCGCCTGCCCGATGCGGTGCGCGGCGATCTGGCCGCGCTGGCGGCGCTGCGGGTGCCGGCCCGGTCCGGCAGCGTACCGCTGAATACGGTGGCCGACATCGCCGTCGGCCAAGGCCCCGCCGAAGTGGACCGCTTCGACCGCCAGCGCCGCGCCGTGATCGGCGCGAACCTGCCCGAAGGGGTCGCCCTCGGCACCGCAACCGAGCGGTTCCGCGCCGTCGCCCAAGCCGTGGACCTGCCGCCCGGCGTCCGCCTTCTGGAGGCGGGCGATGCCGAGGTGCAGGCCGATCTGCAACAAAGCTTCGTCAATGCCATGATCATGGGCCTGATGCTGGTGCTTGCGGTGCTGATCCTGCTGTTCCGCTCGGTCGTGCAGCCCTTGACGATCCTGCTGTCCCTGCCGCTGGCGGTGGGGGGCGTGGCGGCGGCGTTGATCCTGACGGGGTCGGCCCTGTCGATGCCCGTGCTGATCGGCATTCTGATGTTGATGGGGATCGTGACGAAGAACGCGATCCTGCTGATCGATTTCGCTATCGAGATGAAGGCCGCGGGCATGGACCGCCTGAAGGCCGTGATGGAGGCGGGCCACAAACGCGCCCGCCCCATCGTGATGACCTCCATCGCGATGTCGGCGGGAATGCTACCCTCGGCACTTGGCGTGGGGGCCGGCGGCTCCTTCCGCTCGCCCATGGCGGTTGCGGTGATCGGCGGGATCATCATGTCCACCGTGCTGAGCCTCGTGGTCGTGCCGTCGTTCTTCCTGATCATGGACGATCTGTCGCGGCTTCTGACCCGCATCTTCGCCCCCATCATCGGCCCGCGCGAGGAAGAGCCCGAGGATGACCTCAGGGCAAGGATGACGGCGCTGGAGGGGCGCCTTCCGCCGGAAGACTAG
- a CDS encoding EAL domain-containing protein — MSFASWYLVPQHDLRTVAIAVIVCVLSSLVGVSLIRRSARAGGRARRKWTLLAGISVGLGVWATHFIAMLSFMPGFAVRYDPGQTLLSLVIACAGTSIAVHYAKCRPLLSGAFLGCVTATMHYTGVTAMLHGGLIGWDEALVLASVLAGMALSALAFRIAASRDGSVALAGGGAVMALSIVALHFTGIRAMDMSACFSVGVAGTLSPAELGLAIGIAALIILLIPILVLFLDERDRRRAEVEERRLRELADVTQEGLLIVLEGRIINTNAAFRALTGMEAGMELTTAMTADDIQKLAGNLQDPQHVACRSRGGEMIPVEATMRLVALEVGVAQAIALRDLRSQVRIEKARRADAELIARIRRDLHLALENMSQGIVLFDADGTLVLHNARLCEMFGLSPAAQLDLPVLEGALMQSVASVDGEAPRHWRKRQNAELLAELHDGRSVQIVHRPVPAGGWVSTFEDVSERTRTARQIIHMARHDALTGLPNRTSFAEHIEWTLDALEEDTSARLAVVGIDLDRFKEINDHMGHAIGDEVLMTVANRMNALLGEGEFVARFGGDEFAAYKQFTDMADLTAFTDRLMEAICQSLTIEQHELSVGASIGIAVAPFDGMDFDKLINNADMAMYRAKASLSEKVCFYESQMDEASRDRRNMARDLWHAVERDEMYLHHQIQKSVSTGQTTGYEVLLRWTHPERGPISPADFIPVAEECGAIIGIGEWVLRRACAQAARWCNGHRIAVNLSPVQLVNSRFVAQLRDILEETGLDPSRLELEVTETTIISDKARALQMLTQIKALGVSIAIDDFGTGYSSLDTLRSFPFDKIKLDRSFVREVETDAQCKAIIRAILALGRSLEVPVLAEGVETLAQLDLLRAEGCDEAQGYLLGRPGILDASMAQVA; from the coding sequence ATGTCATTCGCTTCTTGGTATCTTGTTCCGCAGCATGATCTTCGGACTGTGGCGATCGCGGTGATCGTCTGCGTCCTATCCTCGTTGGTGGGGGTGTCGCTCATCCGCCGCTCGGCCCGTGCGGGGGGCAGGGCGCGGCGCAAATGGACGCTGCTGGCGGGCATCAGCGTGGGCCTCGGCGTCTGGGCGACGCATTTCATCGCCATGCTGTCCTTCATGCCGGGCTTTGCCGTGCGCTATGATCCGGGGCAGACGCTGCTGTCGCTGGTGATCGCCTGCGCCGGCACGTCGATCGCGGTGCATTACGCCAAATGCCGCCCGCTGCTGTCGGGGGCGTTCCTCGGCTGCGTCACGGCGACGATGCATTACACCGGCGTGACGGCCATGCTGCATGGCGGGCTGATCGGCTGGGACGAGGCGCTCGTCCTTGCCTCCGTTCTGGCGGGTATGGCGCTCAGCGCGCTGGCCTTCCGCATCGCCGCCAGTCGCGACGGGTCGGTGGCCCTTGCTGGGGGCGGGGCGGTCATGGCGCTGTCGATCGTCGCGCTGCATTTCACCGGGATACGGGCGATGGACATGTCGGCCTGCTTTTCGGTGGGGGTGGCGGGAACGCTGTCACCGGCGGAACTGGGCCTTGCCATCGGGATCGCGGCGCTGATCATCTTGCTGATCCCGATCCTCGTGCTGTTCCTCGACGAACGCGACCGCCGCCGCGCCGAGGTGGAGGAGCGCCGCCTGCGCGAGCTGGCCGATGTCACCCAAGAGGGCCTTCTGATCGTGCTGGAGGGGCGGATCATCAACACGAACGCCGCCTTCCGCGCGCTGACCGGGATGGAGGCGGGGATGGAACTGACCACCGCGATGACGGCGGATGACATCCAGAAGCTGGCGGGAAACCTTCAGGACCCGCAGCATGTCGCATGCCGCAGCCGCGGCGGTGAGATGATCCCGGTCGAGGCCACGATGCGCCTCGTCGCGTTGGAGGTGGGGGTGGCGCAGGCGATCGCCCTGCGCGATCTGCGCAGCCAAGTCCGGATCGAGAAGGCCCGCCGCGCGGATGCCGAACTGATCGCCCGCATCCGCCGCGATCTGCACCTGGCGCTGGAGAATATGAGCCAAGGGATCGTCCTGTTCGATGCCGATGGAACGCTGGTCCTGCACAATGCCCGCCTGTGCGAGATGTTCGGCCTGTCCCCGGCGGCGCAGCTGGATCTTCCCGTGCTGGAAGGGGCGCTGATGCAAAGCGTCGCCTCCGTCGATGGGGAGGCGCCGCGCCATTGGCGCAAGCGTCAGAACGCCGAGCTTCTGGCCGAACTGCATGATGGGCGCAGCGTGCAGATCGTGCACCGCCCCGTGCCGGCGGGCGGTTGGGTCAGCACGTTCGAGGATGTGTCCGAACGGACGCGCACCGCCCGGCAGATCATCCACATGGCCCGGCATGACGCGCTGACCGGCCTACCGAACCGCACCAGCTTTGCCGAGCATATCGAATGGACGCTCGACGCGCTGGAGGAGGATACGAGCGCGCGCCTAGCCGTAGTCGGCATCGACCTCGACCGTTTCAAGGAGATCAACGATCACATGGGCCATGCCATCGGCGATGAGGTGCTGATGACCGTGGCGAACCGCATGAACGCCCTTCTGGGGGAGGGGGAGTTCGTCGCCCGGTTCGGCGGCGACGAATTCGCGGCCTACAAGCAGTTCACCGACATGGCGGATCTGACGGCTTTCACCGACCGTCTGATGGAGGCGATCTGCCAAAGCCTGACGATCGAGCAGCACGAGCTTTCGGTCGGGGCCAGCATCGGCATCGCCGTTGCGCCCTTCGACGGCATGGATTTCGACAAGCTGATCAACAATGCCGATATGGCGATGTACCGCGCCAAGGCCAGCCTGTCGGAGAAGGTGTGCTTCTACGAATCCCAGATGGACGAAGCCTCGCGCGACCGGCGCAACATGGCCCGCGATCTGTGGCACGCGGTGGAGCGGGATGAGATGTACCTGCATCACCAGATCCAGAAATCGGTCAGCACCGGGCAGACGACCGGCTACGAGGTGCTGCTGCGCTGGACCCATCCCGAACGCGGCCCCATCTCTCCGGCCGATTTCATTCCGGTGGCCGAGGAATGCGGCGCCATCATCGGCATCGGCGAATGGGTGCTGCGCCGCGCCTGTGCACAGGCGGCGCGGTGGTGCAACGGACATCGCATCGCGGTGAACCTGTCGCCGGTGCAGCTGGTGAACTCGCGCTTCGTGGCGCAACTGCGTGACATCCTCGAGGAGACGGGCCTCGATCCTAGTCGGTTGGAGTTGGAGGTGACCGAAACGACGATCATCTCCGACAAGGCGCGGGCCTTGCAGATGCTGACGCAGATCAAGGCGCTTGGCGTGTCGATCGCGATCGACGATTTCGGGACGGGCTATTCCTCGCTCGATACGCTGCGGTCCTTCCCCTTCGACAAGATCAAGCTGGATCGCAGCTTCGTCCGCGAGGTGGAGACGGACGCGCAGTGCAAGGCGATCATCCGCGCGATCCTTGCCCTTGGCCGTAGTCTGGAGGTGCCGGTGCTGGCCGAAGGGGTCGAAACGCTGGCGCAACTGGATCTGCTGCGGGCCGAAGGGTGCGACGAGGCGCAGGGCTATCTGCTCGGTCGGCCGGGAATCCTCGATGCCTCGATGGCGCAGGTCGCCTGA
- a CDS encoding sensor histidine kinase yields the protein MSARSLRRDLAIGLGAGLTVLWILAMLGATLILREELGEVYDSLMEETADRLLPFMGAEDIADLPPRAEVLLTWALHDAEGMRFSDDADPADFAPDPPEGFSTARDQRHFVRRSGGRVLDIASPLQERREALREVMTALILPALALLPLCLWGIVWFTNRRLRPVADLSTEVAGRSPGDLQALTTPALPAELLPVRDEMNRLMADLSEALAAERAFSANAAHELRTPIAATLAHVQLLRDAADGPLRDRADKAEGELKRVTRLAEKLLQLARAEHAGFVSGPVDVAPILQLVARDFGMSPEIPAAPVVLRIDPDAFAILARNLIENAVHHGRNAEIRLQADGTLVVANDGPVVPPGALAHLTRRFERAGARNAGSGLGLAIVAAVAGNAGFDLTLRSPRQGSVQGFEAIVGPKGGQGAGTLRR from the coding sequence ATGAGCGCGCGCAGCCTGCGGCGCGATCTGGCGATCGGGCTCGGGGCCGGGCTGACGGTGCTGTGGATTCTGGCCATGCTCGGGGCGACGCTGATCCTGCGCGAGGAGTTGGGCGAGGTCTATGACAGCCTGATGGAGGAAACCGCCGACCGGCTCTTGCCGTTCATGGGCGCAGAGGACATCGCAGACCTTCCGCCGCGGGCGGAGGTGCTGCTGACATGGGCCCTGCACGATGCCGAGGGTATGCGCTTTTCGGACGATGCGGACCCGGCGGATTTCGCGCCCGACCCGCCCGAGGGGTTCAGCACCGCCCGGGATCAGCGTCATTTCGTCCGCCGTTCGGGGGGCAGGGTGCTGGACATCGCAAGCCCCCTGCAGGAACGGCGCGAGGCGTTGCGGGAGGTGATGACCGCGCTGATCCTACCAGCCTTGGCGCTTCTGCCGCTGTGCCTGTGGGGGATCGTGTGGTTCACGAACCGCCGTCTGCGCCCCGTCGCCGATCTGTCGACCGAGGTCGCGGGCCGCAGTCCCGGCGATCTGCAGGCGCTGACGACGCCCGCCCTTCCGGCGGAGCTTTTGCCCGTGCGGGACGAGATGAACCGCCTGATGGCCGATCTGTCGGAGGCGCTGGCGGCCGAGAGGGCGTTTTCGGCCAATGCCGCGCATGAGTTGCGGACCCCGATCGCGGCGACGCTGGCGCATGTGCAGCTTTTGCGCGACGCCGCGGACGGCCCCCTGCGCGACCGGGCGGACAAGGCCGAGGGGGAGCTAAAGCGCGTGACACGCCTTGCCGAAAAGCTGCTGCAACTGGCGCGCGCGGAACATGCGGGCTTCGTCTCGGGGCCGGTGGATGTCGCCCCGATCCTGCAACTCGTTGCCCGCGATTTCGGAATGTCGCCGGAGATTCCCGCCGCGCCGGTCGTTCTGCGCATCGATCCCGACGCCTTCGCGATCCTCGCCCGCAACCTGATCGAGAATGCGGTCCATCACGGCCGCAACGCCGAAATTCGGTTGCAGGCGGATGGAACGCTCGTGGTGGCGAATGACGGGCCGGTCGTGCCCCCCGGTGCGCTGGCCCATCTGACCCGCCGGTTCGAGCGTGCGGGCGCGCGGAATGCAGGATCGGGCCTTGGTTTGGCGATCGTCGCGGCGGTCGCGGGCAATGCCGGGTTCGATCTGACGCTGCGTTCCCCGCGGCAGGGGTCCGTGCAAGGCTTCGAGGCCATCGTCGGACCGAAGGGCGGCCAAGGTGCAGGAACCCTGCGGCGATGA
- the purN gene encoding phosphoribosylglycinamide formyltransferase, protein MKRVAILISGGGSNMLALARSMTGDHPARPVLVASNDPQASGLEKAAEMGIATAAVDHRPFRGDRAAFEAALLEPILRAEPDILCLAGFMRVLTPAFVQRFEGRMLNIHPSLLPKYPGLHTHQRALEAGDAEAGCTVHEVTAVLDDGPILGQARVPVLPGDTADTLAARVLAEEHRLYPACLRRFAGG, encoded by the coding sequence GTGAAACGCGTCGCGATCCTCATCTCGGGCGGCGGGTCCAACATGCTGGCGCTTGCGCGCAGCATGACGGGGGATCACCCGGCGCGCCCGGTGCTCGTCGCCTCCAACGACCCGCAAGCCAGCGGGCTGGAGAAGGCGGCGGAGATGGGGATCGCCACGGCCGCCGTCGATCACCGGCCCTTCCGCGGCGATCGCGCGGCCTTCGAGGCGGCCCTGCTGGAGCCGATCCTGCGGGCCGAACCGGACATCCTGTGCCTTGCCGGGTTCATGCGCGTGCTGACCCCGGCCTTCGTGCAGCGGTTCGAGGGGCGGATGCTGAACATCCATCCCTCGCTCTTGCCGAAATATCCGGGCCTTCACACCCATCAGCGCGCGCTGGAGGCCGGCGATGCCGAGGCCGGCTGCACCGTGCACGAGGTGACGGCGGTGCTGGATGACGGCCCGATCCTTGGGCAGGCGCGGGTGCCGGTCCTTCCGGGCGACACGGCGGACACCCTCGCCGCGCGCGTGCTGGCGGAGGAGCATCGGCTCTACCCCGCCTGCCTGCGCCGCTTTGCCGGCGGTTAG
- a CDS encoding response regulator transcription factor, whose protein sequence is MRILLIEDDAGLGSAVRDRIAGDGHLPDWAGDLASARDFLRVVDYDLVLLDMMLPDGRGLDLLQDLRRAKNTVPVIVLTAMDRITDRIDGLNAGADDYLIKPFDLSELAARIGAVARRYARDPNPVQHVAGVEVDLAGRRVRGPQGAIDLSQREWIILETLVQAKGATVSKSRLEDRLYSFDAEVESNTIEVYVSRLRKKLGRGSVETLRGLGYRVAR, encoded by the coding sequence ATGCGGATATTGCTGATCGAGGATGATGCGGGGCTTGGATCGGCCGTGCGCGACCGCATCGCGGGCGACGGTCATCTGCCGGACTGGGCCGGCGACCTTGCGAGCGCACGCGATTTCCTGCGCGTGGTGGATTACGATCTGGTGCTCTTGGACATGATGCTGCCCGATGGCCGCGGTCTCGATCTGCTGCAGGACCTGCGGCGGGCGAAGAACACGGTGCCGGTCATCGTGCTGACCGCGATGGATCGCATCACCGACCGGATCGACGGGCTGAACGCCGGGGCCGACGATTACCTGATCAAGCCGTTCGACCTGTCGGAACTCGCGGCGCGGATCGGGGCCGTGGCGCGGCGCTACGCCCGCGACCCGAACCCTGTGCAGCATGTCGCGGGCGTGGAGGTGGACCTTGCGGGCCGCCGGGTGCGCGGCCCGCAGGGCGCCATCGATCTGTCGCAGCGCGAATGGATCATCCTCGAGACCTTGGTGCAGGCCAAGGGGGCCACCGTGTCGAAGTCGCGGCTCGAAGATCGGCTCTATTCCTTCGATGCCGAGGTCGAGAGCAACACCATCGAGGTCTATGTCAGCCGGTTGCGCAAGAAGCTGGGCCGGGGCAGCGTGGAGACGCTGCGCGGTCTTGGCTATCGGGTCGCGCGATGA